In the genome of Pseudonocardia cypriaca, the window TCGGCGTCGAGCCGGCCGGCCTGGCCGGCGCGCGCCCCTTCGACCTGCCCGACTCGGACCGTCCGTTCGCCGACGACACCGAGCACGCCACCTATGACCCGGCCGCGGTGACCCGGTACTGGCAGGTCCTGAGCCAGGTGAACCTCGTGCTCGAGGAGTTCGCGGGCCGGTTCTCCGCCAAGACCAGCCCGGTGCACCACTTCTGGCACACCTTCGACATCGCACTGACCCGGTTCGCCGACACCGAGGTCGACCACCAGCCCTCGACCGACGCCGTCACCCGGGAGGCGTACTCGCGCGAGGTGATCAGCTCGGGGTTCTGGTTCGGCGACCCGACGTTCCCCGAGCCGGCGTTCTACTCCTACACCGCGCCCGAGCCGGCGGGCCTCGCCGACGCGCCGCTCCCCGCCGGCGCCCGTTGGCACCCCCGCGGCGGCAGCCACCTCGCGGTCCTGCCCTACGGGCAGGCCCGCGCCGCCGCCGACCGGCGGGCCGCCGTGCTCGAGTTCTACGAAATGGCCTACCGCGCCGGCGCGACGCGGGCCGGATGGGACGTCGAGCGCCTCGCCTGTGCGGACGGAATCACCGATCCGGTCGCTCGGGCAGAAAGCGGTCACCAGTCGAGGCACCGGTCGAGGTAGGACCCCGGCACCGCCCGGCCGCCCCCGGGGGCGCGCTGCCGCCCGCCTACGCCACCCGCTGCGGGCAGCGCGTCGCTGCTCAGGCGGCTCGTCTCGTTGCCGCTCACGGGCTCGACGGACCGAATCGTCGCATCGGGTGCGCTCGGTGGTTCACACTGCTCGGGTGCGGGACGGTGTCGAGCTGAGGCTGCTCGGCCAGCTGGAGGTGTGCGGCCCAGGCGGCCCGATCACGCTCGGCGCCGCCAAGGAACGTCTCCTCCTCGCTGTCCTCGCCGTAGACCGTGGTCGGAGCGTCAGCCGGGACCGACTGATCGACGAACTCTACGGCGACCAGCAACCGCGGTCGGGCGTGAACGCGGTGCAGAACTACGTGCTGCGGCTGCGGCGCGCGCTCGGCGCGACGGCGGGGTTGCGCATCTCGACGGTGCCCGGGGGCTACCGGCTCGAGGCCGCCGCCGATCGGGTCGACGCGGACCGCGCGGAACGCCTCGTGGCGGAGGGCCGGGCGGCGGCGGTCTCCGGCGACCACGACGGGGCCGCGACCGCGTTGCGCTCGGCGATCGGGTTGTGGCGGGGCCCGGCGCTCTGCGAGTTCGCCGAGCGCCCCTTCGCCGAGGCCGAAGCCCGCAGGCTCGACGAGCTGTGCGAGTCCGCCCGCGAAGATCTCGTCGACCTCGAGCTCGCCGGGGGCGGCCACCGGCGCCTGTGCGGCGAGCTGCGGGCCATGGTGGCGCAGGCACCGCTGCGGGAGCGGCGCTGGGCGCAGCTGATGCTCGCGCTGCACCGCGACGGCCGCCAGGCCGACGCCCTCGAGGCGTTCCACGCCTGCCGGGCAACGCTGGCCGCAGAGCTCGGCATCGCGCCAGGGCCTGCGCTGAACGAGCTCCACGCCCGGATCCTCCGGCACGACCCGGTGCTGCGCGCTGAGCCGGGGCCGCGGGGGCGTCCGGCCGGCGTCG includes:
- a CDS encoding DUF5996 family protein; translation: MELFPSIPYEGWSDTIPTLHRFAQVVGKVRLAASPRRNHWWNVPFHLTGRGITTRPMGLDPSFTIDFDFLDHRLLVNSVDGRSVSFSIAGHSVASFHSEVLHALHTIGVEPAGLAGARPFDLPDSDRPFADDTEHATYDPAAVTRYWQVLSQVNLVLEEFAGRFSAKTSPVHHFWHTFDIALTRFADTEVDHQPSTDAVTREAYSREVISSGFWFGDPTFPEPAFYSYTAPEPAGLADAPLPAGARWHPRGGSHLAVLPYGQARAAADRRAAVLEFYEMAYRAGATRAGWDVERLACADGITDPVARAESGHQSRHRSR